In the Kribbella sp. NBC_00482 genome, one interval contains:
- a CDS encoding sulfite oxidase-like oxidoreductase, with product MGIVSPGFTGRRGSGADLPPGQYLTHEFPVLSAGPTPQILTDHWEFTVTTETGEKYKWDWAALTALPAEEITKDIHCVTRWSKLQTTWKGVSLDTLLADVETGADFAMAHSYGGYTTNLPLDDLLDGQSWIAYEYDGEPLHAEHGGPARLLVPHLYFWKSAKWVRGLVLSDSEDLGFWETAGYHEYGDPWKEQRYAGD from the coding sequence ATGGGGATCGTGTCGCCAGGATTCACGGGCCGGCGTGGGAGTGGGGCGGATCTGCCGCCGGGGCAGTACCTGACGCACGAGTTTCCGGTGCTGTCGGCGGGACCGACGCCGCAGATCCTGACCGATCACTGGGAGTTCACGGTCACGACGGAGACCGGCGAGAAGTACAAGTGGGACTGGGCGGCCCTGACGGCGTTGCCGGCCGAGGAGATCACCAAGGACATCCACTGTGTGACGCGGTGGTCCAAACTGCAGACGACCTGGAAAGGCGTCTCGCTCGACACGCTGCTCGCGGACGTCGAGACCGGCGCGGACTTCGCGATGGCGCACAGCTACGGCGGCTACACCACGAACCTGCCGCTCGACGACCTGCTCGACGGGCAGTCCTGGATCGCCTACGAGTACGACGGTGAGCCGCTGCATGCCGAGCACGGCGGACCCGCGCGACTGCTCGTTCCGCACCTGTACTTCTGGAAGAGCGCCAAGTGGGTCCGAGGCCTGGTGCTGTCCGACAGCGAGGACCTCGGCTTCTGGGAGACCGCCGGCTATCACGAGTACGGAGACCCATGGAAAGAACAGCGATACGCCGGCGACTGA
- a CDS encoding MerR family transcriptional regulator, whose protein sequence is MTGMATSAERLVRIGEVARGAGVSVRAVRYYEQQGLLTAERSPSGQRLYRQDAITLVRFFQQMYAAGLTSQRIAELLPCWDAGHTDAEQRAMLRAERDRIQAKVDDLQAALDRLDEVIGITDTHP, encoded by the coding sequence ATGACCGGTATGGCGACGTCGGCCGAGCGGCTGGTCCGCATCGGCGAGGTGGCGCGGGGCGCCGGTGTCTCGGTGCGCGCCGTGCGCTACTACGAGCAGCAGGGCCTGCTCACAGCGGAACGCAGCCCGTCGGGCCAGCGCCTCTACCGGCAGGACGCCATCACCCTGGTGCGCTTCTTCCAGCAGATGTACGCCGCCGGCCTGACCAGCCAGAGGATCGCGGAACTCCTGCCCTGCTGGGACGCCGGACACACCGACGCCGAACAGCGAGCCATGCTGCGCGCCGAGCGCGACCGCATCCAGGCCAAGGTCGACGACCTGCAGGCCGCCCTGGACCGCCTCGACGAGGTCATCGGCATCACGGACACGCACCCGTAG
- a CDS encoding MerR family transcriptional regulator gives MSELAGDDATLTVDELSTRVGMTVRTLRFYAGRGLIPPPIRRGRVGYYGPEHIARLDLVRELQAHGFTLQAIEGYLERIPTNATPQDIALHRTLLTPWMRDLPETLDRAALVRRTGRELTDDDIEMLVALGVVEPTPDEDVFQVATAHLSLGVELLDLDLPVEAVLDAGRIFTEHGRAIAEELTEVFRTKVWPHYRDSGGPPEHIQQLVERFKPVTIQGLVLAYERAVGETQRDTIRRTQNKPR, from the coding sequence ATGTCGGAGCTCGCGGGGGACGACGCGACGTTGACGGTGGATGAGCTGTCGACGCGGGTCGGGATGACGGTGCGTACGTTGCGGTTCTATGCGGGGCGAGGGCTGATTCCGCCACCGATCCGGCGCGGGCGGGTCGGGTACTACGGCCCGGAGCACATCGCGCGGCTCGATCTGGTGCGTGAGCTGCAGGCGCACGGGTTCACGCTGCAGGCGATCGAGGGGTACCTGGAGCGGATCCCCACCAACGCGACACCGCAGGACATCGCGCTGCACCGGACGCTGCTGACGCCGTGGATGCGCGATCTCCCCGAAACGCTTGATCGAGCGGCACTGGTACGGCGTACCGGTCGTGAGCTGACTGACGACGACATCGAGATGCTCGTCGCGCTCGGGGTGGTCGAGCCGACGCCGGACGAGGACGTGTTCCAGGTCGCGACCGCGCATCTGAGTCTCGGCGTCGAGCTGCTCGACCTGGATCTCCCGGTCGAGGCAGTGCTGGACGCCGGCCGGATCTTCACCGAGCACGGCCGCGCGATCGCGGAAGAACTCACCGAGGTCTTCCGCACCAAGGTCTGGCCCCACTACCGAGACTCCGGCGGCCCACCCGAGCACATCCAGCAACTAGTAGAACGCTTCAAGCCAGTCACCATCCAAGGCCTCGTCCTCGCCTACGAACGAGCCGTAGGCGAAACCCAACGCGACACAATCCGCCGCACCCAGAACAAGCCTCGCTAG
- a CDS encoding DUF6510 family protein, with protein MSNYLDGNAAAGALSELFAVDLTAAIAQCNGCGHTTVFAESRVYVDAPGTVARCAGCDTVLLRVVTTPNDTYLDLRGLTYLRVPNS; from the coding sequence ATGAGCAACTACTTGGACGGCAACGCGGCCGCAGGAGCCTTGAGCGAGTTGTTCGCAGTCGACCTGACGGCAGCCATCGCCCAATGCAACGGCTGCGGCCACACCACCGTCTTCGCCGAGTCCCGCGTGTACGTCGACGCCCCCGGCACCGTCGCCCGCTGCGCCGGCTGCGACACAGTCCTCCTCCGCGTAGTAACCACCCCCAACGACACCTACCTGGACCTCCGAGGCCTCACCTACCTCCGCGTCCCCAACTCCTAG
- a CDS encoding DMT family transporter, with product MNTEPQSSRTAWLTLLLAGAFEVGYALSVGGSHAFTVWQWSVAAAVFFLLTLWALSQALRTIEVSIGYATWAGLGSAGAALLGPVFFNESLTPTKTLWLAVPITGVIYLKLADRHPNPT from the coding sequence ATGAACACCGAGCCTCAGTCGTCCCGTACTGCGTGGCTCACCCTGCTGCTCGCCGGCGCCTTCGAGGTCGGCTACGCGCTCTCGGTGGGTGGCAGTCACGCCTTCACGGTCTGGCAGTGGTCCGTCGCCGCGGCGGTGTTCTTCCTGCTCACCCTCTGGGCGCTCAGCCAGGCCCTACGCACCATCGAGGTAAGCATCGGCTACGCCACCTGGGCAGGCCTAGGCTCCGCCGGCGCCGCCCTACTAGGCCCAGTCTTCTTCAACGAGTCCCTCACCCCCACCAAAACCCTCTGGCTAGCAGTCCCCATCACCGGCGTCATCTACCTAAAACTCGCCGACCGCCACCCCAACCCCACCTAA
- a CDS encoding ferredoxin reductase, which translates to MSWQVATVADVRQETETARTIVLDVPDWPGHLAGQHLDVRLTAEDGYRASRSYSIASAWANSHSSTIELTVEQVPGGEVSPYLVEVLKVGDPLEIRGPVGGWFVWKPEQEGPVQLIGGGSGVVPLRAMLRAHAVAGTTPVRLLYSVRRPESVIYVSDLKELAASDAVDVRLVYTREAPAGEPRVGRIDADLIEQYALKPEDGATTYVCGPTPFVETVANLLVAAGHDPARVRTERFGPTGGPR; encoded by the coding sequence ATGTCTTGGCAGGTCGCCACGGTGGCCGACGTACGGCAGGAGACCGAGACGGCTCGCACGATCGTGCTCGACGTACCGGACTGGCCGGGGCATCTCGCGGGGCAGCATCTCGACGTACGGCTGACCGCTGAGGACGGGTACCGGGCGTCGCGGTCTTACTCGATCGCGTCGGCCTGGGCCAATTCGCACAGCTCCACGATCGAGTTGACCGTGGAGCAGGTGCCTGGCGGTGAGGTGTCGCCGTACCTCGTCGAGGTGCTGAAGGTCGGGGATCCGTTGGAGATCCGGGGACCGGTCGGCGGGTGGTTCGTGTGGAAGCCGGAGCAGGAAGGGCCGGTGCAGCTGATCGGCGGGGGATCGGGTGTCGTGCCGTTGCGGGCGATGCTGCGGGCTCATGCGGTCGCTGGTACGACGCCGGTGCGGTTGCTGTACTCCGTGCGGCGGCCGGAGTCGGTGATCTATGTGAGCGACCTGAAGGAGCTGGCCGCGTCGGACGCTGTCGACGTACGGCTCGTGTACACGCGGGAGGCGCCGGCCGGGGAGCCTCGGGTCGGACGGATCGACGCGGACCTGATCGAGCAGTACGCGCTCAAGCCCGAGGACGGTGCGACGACGTACGTGTGCGGCCCGACGCCGTTCGTGGAGACGGTGGCGAACCTGCTGGTCGCGGCCGGCCACGACCCGGCCCGCGTCAGAACTGAACGTTTCGGCCCGACAGGAGGACCTCGATGA
- a CDS encoding acetyl-CoA C-acetyltransferase: MTSEAFLYDAIRTPRGKGKPTGALHEVKPIQLITGLLQELRTRHPDLDPAVIDDVVLGVVTPIGDQGMDIARTAVLMAGYPETTGGVQLNRFCASGLEAVNQAAQRVRSGWEDFILAGGVESMSRVKMGSDGGAWAMDPETALDTGFIPQGISADLIATLDGFSRTDVDAYAAESHARAAKAWANGYFARSVVPVVDRNGLRILDHDQLVRPGTSVDTLAGLPLSFAAIGEHGGFDSVALEKYLTVERISHVHHAGNSSGIVDGAALVAVGNEKAGEALGQAPRGRVVAVGVSGADPTIMLTGPAPAARKALARAGLEAGDIDLFEMNEAFAAAVMHFMKDLGVPHEKVNVNGGAIALGHPLGATGAMLIGTLLDELERRELRYGLATLCVGGGMGVATIIERLAA; encoded by the coding sequence ATGACCAGCGAAGCCTTTCTGTACGACGCGATTCGGACACCGCGCGGCAAGGGCAAGCCGACCGGAGCGCTGCACGAGGTCAAGCCGATCCAGCTGATCACCGGACTGCTGCAGGAGCTGCGCACCCGGCATCCCGATCTGGATCCGGCCGTTATCGACGACGTGGTGCTCGGGGTCGTGACGCCGATCGGCGACCAGGGCATGGACATCGCGCGGACCGCCGTACTGATGGCCGGCTATCCCGAGACGACTGGTGGCGTGCAGCTGAATCGCTTCTGCGCCTCGGGTCTCGAGGCCGTCAACCAGGCGGCGCAGCGGGTGCGGTCCGGGTGGGAGGACTTCATCCTGGCCGGCGGCGTCGAGTCGATGTCCCGCGTGAAGATGGGCTCCGACGGCGGCGCCTGGGCGATGGACCCGGAGACCGCGCTCGACACCGGCTTCATCCCGCAGGGCATCAGCGCGGACCTGATCGCGACGCTCGACGGCTTCTCCCGCACCGACGTCGACGCCTACGCCGCCGAGTCGCACGCCCGGGCCGCGAAGGCGTGGGCCAACGGGTACTTCGCGCGTTCCGTCGTACCGGTCGTGGATCGGAACGGTCTGCGGATCCTGGACCACGACCAGCTCGTCCGTCCCGGTACGTCGGTCGACACGCTGGCCGGGCTGCCGTTGTCGTTCGCGGCGATCGGCGAGCACGGCGGGTTCGACTCGGTCGCGCTGGAGAAGTACCTGACCGTCGAGCGGATCTCGCACGTGCACCACGCGGGCAACTCGTCGGGCATCGTCGACGGCGCGGCCCTGGTTGCTGTCGGCAACGAGAAGGCCGGCGAGGCGCTCGGTCAGGCGCCCCGCGGCCGGGTGGTCGCTGTTGGTGTCAGTGGTGCCGATCCGACCATCATGCTGACCGGCCCGGCGCCGGCCGCCCGGAAGGCTTTGGCTCGCGCGGGTCTGGAAGCCGGCGACATCGACCTGTTCGAGATGAACGAGGCGTTCGCGGCCGCGGTCATGCACTTCATGAAGGATCTCGGCGTACCGCACGAGAAGGTGAACGTGAACGGCGGCGCGATCGCACTCGGCCACCCGCTCGGCGCCACCGGCGCGATGCTGATCGGAACCCTGCTGGACGAGCTGGAGCGACGCGAGCTCCGCTACGGACTGGCCACCCTGTGCGTCGGCGGCGGCATGGGCGTCGCGACGATCATCGAGAGGCTCGCAGCGTGA
- a CDS encoding carbohydrate ABC transporter permease, which translates to MAVSERTTGTPQPIGFSRSTWGRVALVLRWIALLIAVVLFLIPFYLILRNALSTESDITAPSWTLFPSHLQWSNISELFNDTTVPMARALYNSAVVAILGTAGQLLLASMAGYGLARIPYRHADKIFYAIVATLMIPGAVTFIPSFIVVSSFGWVSSLRGLIIPTLFSGFAAFLFRQYFLGFPKELEEAARVDGAGYFGVFWRIVVPNSLPFFAALAAITFIGNWNSFLWPLVIGQDSSSWTIQVAMSTFITAQTINIHELFMAVAVSILPLVLIFAFLQRYLIQGVTQSGIKD; encoded by the coding sequence ATGGCGGTCTCCGAACGTACGACGGGAACTCCGCAGCCGATCGGGTTCAGCCGGAGCACGTGGGGCCGGGTCGCGCTGGTGCTGCGCTGGATCGCGCTGTTGATCGCGGTCGTGCTGTTCCTGATCCCGTTCTACCTGATCCTGCGCAACGCGTTGTCCACCGAATCGGACATCACCGCGCCTTCGTGGACGTTGTTCCCGTCGCATCTGCAGTGGAGCAACATCAGTGAGCTGTTCAACGACACCACGGTGCCGATGGCGCGGGCGCTGTACAACTCCGCTGTGGTCGCGATCCTGGGTACGGCGGGACAGTTGCTGCTGGCATCGATGGCCGGGTACGGGCTGGCGCGCATTCCCTATCGGCACGCGGACAAGATCTTCTACGCGATCGTCGCGACGTTGATGATCCCGGGAGCGGTGACGTTCATCCCGTCGTTCATCGTCGTGTCGTCGTTCGGGTGGGTGTCCTCGCTGCGGGGCCTGATCATCCCGACGTTGTTCAGCGGGTTCGCGGCATTCCTTTTCCGGCAGTATTTCCTCGGATTTCCGAAGGAGCTCGAGGAAGCGGCGCGGGTCGACGGCGCCGGGTACTTCGGGGTGTTCTGGCGGATCGTCGTACCGAACTCCCTGCCGTTCTTCGCGGCACTCGCGGCGATCACCTTCATCGGCAACTGGAACTCGTTCCTGTGGCCGCTGGTGATCGGCCAGGACTCGTCGTCGTGGACCATCCAGGTCGCGATGTCGACGTTCATCACAGCCCAAACCATCAACATCCACGAGTTGTTCATGGCAGTCGCGGTGTCGATCCTCCCGCTGGTCCTGATCTTCGCCTTCCTCCAGCGCTACCTGATCCAAGGCGTAACCCAGTCCGGCATCAAGGACTAA
- a CDS encoding MerR family transcriptional regulator yields the protein MRIGELAEATGVSTRSLRYYEEQDLIRSSRTPGGWRDFDKSMVERVVMIQHLFAAGLGSAVIGELLPCLDAPLEERTGVLEMLLAQEVQRLESKRREIDRELDVLQALRQETTAPR from the coding sequence ATGCGGATCGGAGAGCTTGCCGAGGCGACCGGCGTGAGCACACGCTCATTGCGGTACTACGAGGAGCAGGACCTGATCCGCTCGAGCCGCACCCCGGGCGGGTGGCGGGACTTCGACAAGTCGATGGTCGAGCGGGTTGTGATGATCCAGCACCTGTTCGCGGCCGGCCTGGGCAGTGCCGTCATCGGCGAGCTGCTGCCGTGCCTCGACGCGCCCCTCGAAGAGCGCACCGGCGTACTGGAGATGCTCCTCGCACAGGAGGTTCAGCGCCTCGAGTCCAAGCGCCGCGAGATCGACCGAGAACTCGACGTACTCCAAGCCCTACGCCAAGAAACCACCGCGCCCCGCTAA
- a CDS encoding ABC transporter substrate-binding protein, with protein sequence MPAHVPNAGLSRRDLLKRTGGLAALAAFTAACGGNTGRPSSGGGSGGSKPNLSQWYHQYGETGTQQAALKYAKAYPDANVAVQWTPGDYDAKLASGLLSSKGPDVFEGHFNISMVKSNQVVALDDIMADVKDDFQPGDLATNTLDGKIYGIRMIIDPQVIYYKKSLLDKAGIKPPETIDDLISAAKELTTNKVKGIFVGNDGGNVMGGPALYSSGGEFLTKDNKPGFTGDRAAQAFGKLHELYASKSVLLGAPTDWWDPTAINQGLVAMQFIGMWAVPGMQKALGDDIGVIPFPKLDAQAKPAVYSGGWTQFVSAKSPNVDAAKKFVKWLWIDKEEYQEDWSLNYGFHIPPRKSLAAKAAKLQSGVAADTVKLTQDYGYTDNPAWTPKMGTAFTDLLTNVIKKGADPAAEITKAEKTVNGELTRLFG encoded by the coding sequence ATGCCTGCTCATGTTCCGAACGCCGGACTCTCCCGGCGCGACCTGCTCAAGCGGACCGGTGGCCTGGCCGCCCTGGCCGCATTCACCGCGGCCTGTGGTGGTAATACCGGCAGACCGTCGTCCGGCGGGGGAAGTGGCGGCTCGAAGCCGAACCTGTCGCAGTGGTACCACCAGTACGGCGAGACCGGGACCCAGCAGGCGGCGCTGAAGTACGCCAAGGCGTACCCCGACGCGAACGTCGCAGTGCAGTGGACGCCGGGTGACTACGACGCCAAGCTCGCGTCCGGTCTGCTCTCCAGCAAGGGCCCGGACGTCTTCGAGGGCCACTTCAACATCAGCATGGTGAAGAGCAACCAGGTCGTGGCGCTGGACGACATCATGGCCGACGTCAAGGACGACTTCCAGCCGGGCGACCTGGCCACGAACACCCTGGACGGCAAGATCTACGGGATCCGGATGATCATCGACCCGCAGGTCATCTACTACAAGAAGAGTCTGCTGGACAAGGCCGGGATCAAGCCGCCGGAGACGATCGACGACCTGATCTCCGCGGCCAAGGAACTCACCACGAACAAGGTGAAGGGCATCTTCGTCGGCAACGACGGCGGCAACGTCATGGGCGGGCCGGCGCTGTATTCGTCCGGCGGGGAGTTCCTGACCAAGGACAACAAGCCCGGCTTCACCGGTGATCGCGCCGCCCAGGCCTTCGGCAAACTGCACGAGCTGTACGCCAGCAAGAGCGTGCTGCTCGGTGCTCCCACGGACTGGTGGGACCCGACCGCGATCAACCAGGGCCTGGTGGCGATGCAGTTCATCGGCATGTGGGCGGTGCCGGGCATGCAGAAGGCGCTGGGCGACGACATCGGCGTCATCCCGTTCCCGAAGCTCGACGCGCAGGCCAAGCCGGCCGTGTACTCCGGCGGCTGGACGCAGTTCGTCTCCGCGAAGAGCCCGAACGTCGACGCGGCGAAGAAGTTCGTGAAGTGGCTGTGGATCGACAAGGAGGAGTACCAGGAGGACTGGTCTCTGAACTACGGCTTCCACATCCCGCCGCGCAAGAGCCTCGCGGCCAAGGCAGCCAAGCTGCAGAGCGGTGTCGCGGCCGACACGGTCAAGCTGACCCAGGACTACGGCTACACCGACAACCCGGCCTGGACGCCGAAGATGGGTACGGCGTTCACCGACCTGCTCACCAACGTCATCAAGAAGGGAGCTGACCCAGCTGCCGAGATCACCAAGGCCGAGAAGACCGTCAACGGCGAGCTGACGCGGTTGTTCGGATGA
- a CDS encoding 3-hydroxyacyl-CoA dehydrogenase NAD-binding domain-containing protein, with protein MIEWKNDAGVITLTLNDPSASANTMNDAYVEAMGRTVERLVAEKALIKGVIVTSAKATFFAGGNLQQLSQIQPSDAAQVFETVEEVKRQLRVLETLGVPVVAAINGSALGGGLEIALACHHRIVADDNRVELGVPEVTLGLLPGGGGVTRTVRMLGLQDALMKVLLQGQRMKPAHALSVGIVDEVVPADDLLDAARRWISTYDGDAKQPWDRDGYKIPGGTPSSPKLAAFLPAFPANLRKQLKGAPYPAPRAIMSAAVEGSQVDFETASRIESRYFVSLATGQIAKNMIQAFFFDLQSINAGGSRPAGVPKYSARKVGVLGAGMMGAGIAYVCAKAGISVVLKDVSLEAAARGKEYSEKLLAKQVAKGRATAADVEAFLSRITPTGDPNDLAGCDLVIEAVFEDGGLKQKVFAEVADVVEPDALLCSNTSTLPITALADGIDRPDDFVGMHFFSPVDRMPLVELIVGEKTSDRAIAQAYDVVRQIKKTPIVVNDSRGFFTSRVFGTLVMEGAAMVAEGVDPVMIERAATQAGFPAPPLAMLDEVTLTLPQKIRDAARAAGDSAGAFDDHPGMAVADRLVNEFDRRGKAAGAGFYDYPADGPKQLWPGLREHFAQHGDVPLVDLQDRMLFAMALETVKCLDERVLRSVPDANIGSIFGIGFPPLHGGALQYVNAYGLPAFADRARELAATYGARFEPPALLIRKAAAGEIFG; from the coding sequence ATGATCGAGTGGAAGAACGACGCCGGCGTCATCACTCTGACGCTGAACGACCCGTCCGCGTCCGCCAACACGATGAACGACGCGTACGTCGAGGCGATGGGACGGACCGTCGAGCGCCTGGTCGCCGAGAAGGCCCTGATCAAGGGCGTGATCGTGACGTCCGCGAAGGCGACATTCTTTGCCGGCGGCAACTTGCAGCAGCTGTCGCAGATCCAGCCGTCGGACGCTGCGCAGGTGTTCGAGACGGTCGAGGAAGTCAAGCGGCAGCTGCGGGTCCTGGAGACGTTGGGCGTGCCGGTCGTTGCCGCGATCAACGGATCCGCGCTCGGCGGCGGGCTGGAGATCGCGCTCGCCTGCCACCACCGGATCGTTGCCGACGACAACCGGGTCGAACTCGGCGTACCCGAGGTGACGCTCGGCCTGCTGCCCGGCGGCGGGGGAGTGACCCGCACGGTCCGGATGCTCGGACTGCAGGACGCACTGATGAAGGTGCTGCTGCAGGGCCAGCGGATGAAGCCTGCGCACGCATTGTCGGTCGGGATCGTCGACGAGGTCGTGCCGGCCGATGACCTGCTGGACGCGGCCCGCCGGTGGATCTCGACGTACGACGGCGACGCGAAGCAGCCCTGGGATCGCGACGGGTACAAGATCCCCGGCGGTACGCCGTCCTCGCCGAAGCTGGCCGCGTTCCTGCCCGCGTTCCCGGCGAACCTGCGCAAGCAGCTCAAGGGCGCGCCGTACCCGGCGCCGCGGGCGATCATGAGCGCCGCGGTCGAGGGCAGCCAGGTCGACTTCGAGACCGCCTCGCGGATCGAGTCGCGGTACTTCGTGTCGCTGGCGACCGGCCAGATCGCGAAGAACATGATCCAGGCGTTCTTCTTCGACCTGCAGTCGATCAACGCGGGTGGGTCGCGGCCTGCCGGCGTACCGAAGTACTCCGCACGCAAGGTCGGTGTGCTCGGGGCGGGAATGATGGGCGCCGGGATCGCCTACGTGTGTGCGAAGGCCGGCATCTCCGTGGTGCTCAAGGACGTGTCTTTGGAGGCGGCTGCGCGCGGCAAGGAGTACTCCGAGAAGCTGCTCGCGAAGCAGGTCGCGAAGGGCCGGGCGACGGCTGCCGATGTGGAGGCGTTCCTGAGCCGGATCACGCCGACCGGGGACCCGAACGACCTGGCCGGGTGCGACCTGGTGATCGAGGCCGTCTTCGAGGACGGTGGACTCAAGCAGAAGGTGTTCGCGGAGGTCGCCGACGTGGTCGAGCCCGACGCGCTGCTCTGCTCGAACACCTCCACGCTGCCGATCACCGCGCTCGCCGACGGCATCGACCGGCCGGACGACTTCGTCGGCATGCACTTCTTCTCGCCGGTCGACCGGATGCCGCTGGTCGAGCTGATCGTGGGGGAGAAGACCTCGGACCGGGCGATCGCGCAGGCGTACGACGTCGTACGGCAGATCAAGAAGACGCCGATCGTGGTCAACGACAGCCGCGGGTTCTTCACGTCGCGGGTGTTCGGCACGCTCGTCATGGAGGGCGCCGCGATGGTTGCCGAGGGTGTCGACCCGGTGATGATCGAGCGCGCCGCGACCCAGGCCGGGTTCCCGGCGCCGCCGCTGGCGATGCTGGACGAGGTGACGCTGACGCTGCCGCAGAAGATCCGGGACGCCGCGCGGGCGGCGGGCGACAGCGCGGGCGCGTTCGACGACCATCCTGGGATGGCGGTTGCCGACCGGCTCGTCAACGAGTTCGACCGGCGCGGCAAGGCTGCCGGTGCGGGGTTCTACGACTACCCGGCAGACGGCCCGAAGCAGTTGTGGCCCGGGTTGCGGGAGCACTTCGCTCAGCACGGCGACGTACCGTTGGTTGATCTGCAGGACCGGATGCTGTTCGCGATGGCGCTCGAGACGGTGAAGTGCCTGGACGAGCGCGTGTTGCGCTCGGTGCCGGACGCCAACATCGGGTCGATCTTCGGGATCGGATTCCCGCCGCTGCACGGCGGCGCGCTGCAGTACGTGAACGCCTATGGACTGCCCGCATTCGCCGACCGGGCGCGCGAACTGGCAGCGACGTACGGCGCGCGCTTCGAGCCGCCCGCACTGCTGATCCGGAAGGCAGCGGCGGGCGAGATCTTCGGCTGA
- a CDS encoding carbohydrate ABC transporter permease, producing the protein MSAPAKTSADPAATGERQGTRRRHKGISGNALWFWIFVGPFVVGLLIFSYLPIIWSLVLSFFEAYNTATPTKFVGLRNYVDMLTDHNFLSSLGTFTIFAVFIVPLTFVLALALALLVNQVKIARAFFRSVFFLPTACSYVVASLIWKLSIFNGVRFGLANTVLGWFGVENIAWLSTVDPPWYWIPLVTVRLWLQLGFYMILFIAGLQRISPTLYEAAYVDGAKPGWQVFRYITLPQLRATSVAVLILNLIAAYQAFDEFYNLVGNVNYARPPLVYLYSISLGSIQDLGHGSAGALILAVIIMIVTLLQSRLFGFGKAGD; encoded by the coding sequence ATGAGCGCTCCGGCCAAGACGTCCGCGGATCCTGCCGCCACTGGTGAGCGGCAGGGAACGCGGCGTCGTCACAAGGGGATCTCCGGGAACGCACTGTGGTTCTGGATCTTCGTCGGGCCGTTCGTGGTCGGGCTGCTGATCTTCTCGTACCTGCCGATCATCTGGAGCCTGGTCCTCAGCTTCTTCGAGGCGTACAACACCGCGACACCGACGAAGTTCGTCGGGCTGCGCAACTACGTCGACATGCTCACCGACCACAACTTCCTGTCCAGCCTGGGCACGTTCACGATCTTCGCGGTGTTCATCGTGCCGCTGACGTTCGTGCTCGCGCTCGCGCTGGCGTTGCTGGTCAACCAGGTGAAGATCGCGCGGGCGTTCTTCCGGTCGGTGTTCTTCCTTCCGACCGCGTGCTCGTACGTCGTCGCGTCGCTGATCTGGAAACTGTCGATCTTCAACGGCGTCCGGTTCGGGCTCGCGAACACCGTGCTCGGCTGGTTCGGGGTCGAGAACATCGCCTGGCTGTCGACCGTGGATCCGCCGTGGTACTGGATCCCGCTGGTGACGGTGCGGCTGTGGCTGCAGCTCGGGTTCTACATGATCCTGTTCATCGCGGGGCTGCAGCGGATCTCGCCGACGCTGTACGAGGCGGCGTACGTCGACGGGGCGAAGCCCGGGTGGCAGGTCTTCCGGTACATCACGTTGCCGCAGTTGCGGGCGACGTCGGTCGCCGTACTGATCCTGAACCTGATCGCGGCGTACCAGGCGTTCGACGAGTTCTACAACCTGGTCGGCAACGTCAACTACGCGCGACCGCCGCTGGTCTACCTGTACAGCATCTCGCTCGGCTCGATCCAGGACCTGGGGCACGGATCGGCCGGCGCGCTGATCCTCGCGGTCATCATCATGATCGTGACGCTGCTGCAGAGCCGGCTCTTCGGCTTCGGAAAGGCGGGCGACTGA
- a CDS encoding DMT family transporter, translating to MHWLYLAIAVVFEIAVAISAGKAQGFKHRGWTAATLVTGGLGTYFLSRALLTFDVGVGYALWTSLAGVGITLLGALLFGQKLTWHKAIGIALVIGGVVGLQLTSGS from the coding sequence ATGCACTGGCTCTACCTCGCGATCGCCGTCGTGTTCGAGATCGCCGTGGCGATCTCCGCCGGCAAGGCGCAAGGCTTCAAGCACCGCGGCTGGACCGCCGCGACCCTCGTCACCGGCGGCCTCGGCACGTACTTCCTGAGCCGCGCCCTCCTCACCTTCGACGTCGGCGTCGGGTACGCCCTGTGGACCTCACTCGCCGGAGTCGGCATCACCCTGCTCGGCGCACTCCTCTTCGGCCAGAAACTCACGTGGCACAAGGCGATCGGCATCGCCCTGGTCATCGGCGGCGTCGTCGGCCTCCAACTCACGAGCGGATCGTGA